Within Gambusia affinis linkage group LG01, SWU_Gaff_1.0, whole genome shotgun sequence, the genomic segment CTCACGTACGATCCTTTGTTACTGTTGACCAGATTCTTCAGGAATCTTTGGTCATCGCTGTTGTGGACGGAGGCCAGATTTGCACCTAAACCAGTGCAGGCACGctgggaaaacagaaaacaaaacaggaaaatactaacaaaaacaataaaatcaacaaagtaGAAAACTAAGAAAAGTCCAACTAAAAGAGAAGATGGAGAtctttatttagtttgactCTTCTGAAGACAAACTTGTAGCAACACTTGATGACTAGCAGCACAGTTTGTTGCTCTGAAAGTCGTTTCATTCACCCAGAGATCCAGTCCAGATGGTTCTACTGGTCTTTGTCTCATCACGCCTATAAGGGCCGAGGTTGTCCTGAACTGTCTCTGTAGTTAAGCTGCTATAGACCTAGAACTGCTGGGGGACAAACTGAACACTTCCTCACTCTGCTACAACTCTCCAGTTGTCTCCATAGAAGCTCCACCTGCTCTGATGTCTGGATGTGGTTCCTTCCTGGAGGGAATCAGCAGATAAAGCTGCTGCCACCATCCATTCATCCTCCCTCTCCTCATATTTACTCTTTATGAACATAGAAATTACTCCTAGATCAGTTCTTCTGTTTCGTTTCTCTGTTCGTCTTCTGGTTCAGGCCGTTTggactgagccaggttctggttctgctggaggtttcttgctgttaaagggaagttttcctctccactgtcgctacatgcatgTTAGATATGAGGGATTACTGTAAAGTTAACCACAAAACGCATAAAAAGTGATCTTGATGCACTGATGAATCTCTAGGATTTATTGTGTGACTTGAACTGAATTAACTGTTTTTAGTGTCATGAAGCAACAGTTGTTATGAAATGATGATAcataaactgaatgaaataaaagcatttagATGGAAATTCTAGATTCCAGATTGAGTCctaaaaacattcatgaaatgacaaactgattatttatgaaacaaacgTCTGGTCAGACGGGGCGaagatgaaataaacaaaaagggaaagaaataaagtgaCAGATTTACAACACACAAAACATCAACTGATTTTATAGTGACTGTACCTCAGCAGAAGCCCAGTCAGTCTGAACATTCTGGAAGAGGAAACAGCGATTTCCATACTTAGTCCAACCAGAGGGACAGCTAGCAGGAGGAACAGTAGGAGGTCGAGTTGTAGGTCGAGTTGTAGGTCGAGGAGTTGGAGCAGGAGTTGTGGGAATACCTGGGAAATGCAAAGAAGTGCAACAAATCCTAAATAAGAGCTAAACTATTacatttattctcaaaatgaatttgaagtcagtatatattttattaaatggaaCAGAGAGACTAGCAGCAAAATCCTTGTTcttcataaataaatgagaatgtaTTGAGACAAACCTGCCTCATTACAGGTTCACAAGTATTTGTTGAAATACTTACATGTAGCCTGTGGATAGAGAGAACGTAGAGATTATTAAAACCATATCAATAAAAAGCTGCTAATATAGATGGAGATCATCAACATATTTATCCTGCAAGTTAAATTGGATGCAcatactaaaaaacaaacaatatattttcttccatATCAAAAGTGAAACTTCTCTTATTTAGATTCATCTtagaaagtaaacatttaaacctgCATTTGCTGCAATGTTAATGTTGAAAACTCACAGAGCATCAGAACCCAAAACTCTTTGTCTCAGAAACTTTTATCACATCAGATCAATTTTACAAAGTCATAACTTGATCTGCACAATCATGAGGACGACAGCTGACTGGACGGATGTCCCTCCTCAAGGAGGCAAGACGCAAAAGGTCAATGCTAGCAGCTGGTTGTTAGCACAGAGCTGTAACCAAACATATTCAGAAAAAgttgagtgaaagaaaaactgtcatAGGATCAGGTCCATAGTTGCAGGAATTCAAGCAAAAGGAGTTTAAAGGTAGAAATCATTAATTTAGAGGTGAAAAGTATCATTCTGAGGTCAGTACAATTAATTTGTAGATAATTTTTACTAGACAGTTTTAATATTCTGTAAATTTGAACTGTATTTCATgtatttaatcaattttaatcAATAGGTTCCAGAGGGAGCTTTTAATAGTCCAGATATTGAGCTTTGCGATGGTCCTTTAAGTTTAAAGTCCTTTAACTCTCAGTTTCAGTGCCTTTATGTagctgctgtctgtctgtcttctgTCCTGCTAgctgtccacctgccactgacCAATTAGCTGTTTTATCATCCAGCTGCTGACTGACCTGATTAGACTCACCTGGTGGAGCGCCACCTGCAGGGCACCAGGCTGCCCTTACAGTAacaaacacttttcagaatccattttgtttaaaatatcttttatcaTCAATcagatgtaatattctaatttttggagacaaattttgggttttcattctCTGTGAGTCACAATtatcaaatgtaatatttaactgtatgtgtaaaaaaatctatacaaTATAATGAGTATGATTGTCTGACATAAgggaaataaaacactgaacttttcacaataactttatttttaatgtgtttgttaaTACAGTAAATGTATCTTCATTCTGTGactccaacagctttaagtctgaaCACCTTCAGCTGCCTCATCTAAAAACTCCGCAGCTTCACTCTGTAAACATTTCCTCAATAATACTTTATAATCTGTTTTTCActtgagagaaaaagaagatggCAGACTCACATCGACTCCGTTCCAGAGAACGCAGCTCAGAGAGAGGAACAAAGCCAAGTAAAGAACTGAGGCCATCTGAGGGAGAATCAtcagaaatattcagtttgtCAGAAATAATGAATTTACAAAGCCTGTCTTATGAATTCACACCCTGCATTAATAACTAGCCATGATTCATActtgtttttatcaaattaataaataaaatagaataaatacattgtttgaaaattatgtattcataaaacaaacaagaaataaaaacaacaaccagaaaaTCTCCATCTTTGGGCTCTCCTCTGTCTAAAGTCTGGCCCTCATCACTTAAggattttcaggttttgttattttacaaccTCAAACTTCTATGATGTTAAtgtgacagacaaacagaaatggattaaaatgttgaagtggagggaaattttaaaatagttttcaataAAGAGGATAATACCCTCCAGTATAATATAACTGTTACCTTCTCATGTTGAAGGCCTTTATTTAACAGGAAGTAGAAGAGAAAGCCTACCTACATATCTAGGTAAATTGGGTCTATAACCCCATTAGGATGCAGAATCAACCACCCTGAAAAAAGTTAGCACATCcatagaaacatattttcatatttgctcagattttttttgtctttttggagACACATGAAGAAACTccctgaatgaaaaaaaactgcatcatTGCTAAAGATGAGCAAGTGAGTCCCCTTAGAAATTGTTGTCCATATTCAGTATCTGATGAAATGACCAAAGAtctatttgaattttaaattatataaagcATTGAGATAAAGAAGAAGAGCTCCAACGTTACCGTTCTTTGGGTTATGAGCAGTGAAGTGCGTCTCAACAGCAGAACTTTGTACCAGGATGTTCAGGGATGGGAGGGCAGCCTTTAAATACCCTCACTGGGTGGTGTGACCATAATCTGTCAACCCCATCAGgacaaagaaataatatttccaCAGTCTACATTTCATgaacatataaaaatacaaaggtaTCAGCTAACATGATGAACCTCCCACAGTCAACAAGCTGCTGTTGATGAAAGTCTgatgtaattattgttttacacacacagacagagttACTGCAAAATGACTGGGATGAAAATaggggggacccatgtttcctctctGGGCCGAGCCCGGCCGGGGTCCATGGGCAAAAGCCCGGCCTCCAGGCGCTCGCCatcgtgccccccctccaggtctggctccagagtggggccccagGGATCCAcgtccgggcgagggaacaccAAGTTCTTTGTTATCACTTATCATAAGGGGTCTTCAGGCTGAACTTAGTCTAGTCTGTAGGAGGAACCCGGAGatcccggagagaacccaccacggacagggagaacatgcaaactccatgcagaaagaccccgggccgggactcaaacccagaacccagaaccttcttgttGCTACCTACTGCATCAATGTGCAGCCAAAGACACAAAGTCTAACAACTGAAACCGTGTGCATTTgatcaacaacacaaaaatcctgaaaatgcTCCTCAAATATTGCCTCAACATCTgatagcagaaaataaatacccTGTCACAAATGTTGAGAATTAtataaatgatatatttttatttgcttgggAATTagatgaaaaatcaaaaataagatGTTGGAATATTGCATTTGGTGCATTGTGTAAGAATGTACAAA encodes:
- the LOC122832400 gene encoding galactose-specific lectin nattectin-like, with product MASVLYLALFLSLSCVLWNGVDATCIPTTPAPTPRPTTRPTTRPPTVPPASCPSGWTKYGNRCFLFQNVQTDWASAERACTGLGANLASVHNSDDQRFLKNLVNSNKGSYVRTWVGGHDCEKEGVWLWSDGSKFTSAPWGSGEPNNAGIENCMEINAGGSALFLNDIACNNNFFYICAKRV